One Microplitis mediator isolate UGA2020A chromosome 3, iyMicMedi2.1, whole genome shotgun sequence DNA segment encodes these proteins:
- the LOC130664959 gene encoding uncharacterized protein LOC130664959 isoform X1, which translates to MSNYIVLIVTVAVIGLTWVQAMPNKESAEATQYADFLNQGRKDGVCGKNEHYSDTLQHCEEYCDGGYGNICYVNQKFCWCNKGYMRDPSGNCMKIEDCPKNEKQNSKTSTSSDDNDFLKRLETVLKSVSNSPDLHNSVYTDSRVERFGRIIVQDVLNLVFGKIENLSAVKKHSKTESEVQEFNRTNQQKNVVIEKPDDPAAENNNGEDVPPIPKPDKSLDQDLPKSGAIPKPYKSLDQDLPKSGAIPKPYKSLDQDLPKSGAILKPYKSLDQDLPKSGAIPKPYKSLDQDRPKSGAIPKPYKSLDQDLPKSGAIPKPYKSLDQDLPKSGAIPKPYKSLDQDLPKSGAILKPYKSLDQDLPKSGAIPKPYKSLDQDRPKSGAIPKPYKSLDQDLPKSGAIPKPYKSLDQDRPKSGAIPKPYKSLDQDLPKSGAIPPAEVWINMEKSS; encoded by the exons ATGTCGAACTACATTGTGCTGATTGTAACTGTTGCTGTCATTGGCTTGACAT ggGTTCAAGCAATGCCTAACAAAGAAAGTGCAGAAGCGACCCAGTACGCGGATTTCCTCAATCAAGGACGCAAAGATGGTGTATGcggaaaaaatgaacattacAGCGACACGCTTCAACATTGTGAAGAGTACTGCGACGGTGGCTATGGAAACATTTGCTACGtg aaCCAGAAATTCTGTTGGTGCAACAAGGGTTACATGCGGGATCCATCAGGAAATTGTATGAAAATTGAAGATTGCCCGAAGAATgaaaaacagaattcaaaGACTTCGACATCCAGTGACGacaacgattttttaaaacggCTGGAAACTGTTCTAAAATCAGTTTCAAATTCTCCGGATTTACATAACTCAGTATACACTGACTCACGGGTAGAACGATTCGGCCGAATAATTGTTCAAGATGTTCTTAATTTGGTGtttggaaaaattgaaaacctcTCGGCTGTAAAAAAACACTCAAAAACTGAATCGGAAGTTCAGGAGTTTAACCGAACAAACCAACAAAAGAATGTGGTGATTGAAAAACCTGACGATCCTGCTGCTGAAAATAACAACGGAGAAGATGTACCACCAATTCCGAAACCTGATAAATCACTTGACCAAGATCTTCCTAAATCTGGTGCAATTCCGAAACCTTATAAATCACTTGACCAAGATCTTCCTAAATCTGGTGCAATTCCGAAACCTTATAAATCACTTGACCAAGATCTTCCTAAATCTGGTGCAATTCTGAAACCTTATAAATCACTTGACCAAGATCTTCCTAAATCTGGTGCAATTCCGAAACCTTATAAATCACTTGACCAAGATCGTCCTAAATCTGGTGCAATTCCGAAACCTTATAAATCACTTGACCAAGATCTTCCTAAATCTGGTGCAATTCCGAAACCTTATAAATCACTTGACCAAGATCTTCCTAAATCTGGTGCAATTCCGAAACCTTATAAATCACTTGACCAAGATCTTCCTAAATCTGGTGCAATTCTGAAACCTTATAAATCACTTGACCAAGATCTTCCTAAATCTGGTGCAATTCCGAAACCTTATAAATCACTTGACCAAGATCGTCCTAAATCTGGTGCAATTCCGAAACCTTATAAATCACTTGACCAAGATCTTCCTAAATCTGGTGCAATTCCGAAACCTTATAAATCACTTGACCAAGATCGTCCTAAATCTGGTGCAATTCCGAAACCTTATAAATCACTTGACCAAGATCTTCCTAAATCTGGTGCAATACCACCAGCAGAAGTTTGGATCAACATGGAAAAGTCTTCATAA
- the LOC130665991 gene encoding serine protease inhibitor swm-1-like — translation MTSVKFALLLCVACIAIIGIETSPINGDSWKLGFCGENEVYDSMRRGCEENCDDRNPTFCFKFTTVCWCKKGYIRNKLNTCIEVEDCPNVSAVLEFPETIIDTFNVSYE, via the exons ATGACCTCAGTAAAGTTCGCACTTCTTCTATGCGTCGCTTGCATCGCCATCATTG GAATTGAAACGTCACCCATCAACGGCGACTCTTGGAAACTTGGCTTTTGTGGTGAAAACGAGGTCTACGATTCCATGCGGCGTGGGTGTGAAGAGAATTGTGATGATCGCAACCCAACATTCTGCTTTaag ttTACGACAGTGTGCTGGTGCAAAAAAGGGTACattagaaataaattgaatacttGCATCGAAGTTGAAGATTGTCCCAATGTATCTGCAGTCCTCGAGTTCCCCGAAACAATCATCGACACCTTCAACGTATCATATGAATGA
- the LOC130664959 gene encoding uncharacterized protein LOC130664959 isoform X2 produces the protein MPNKESAEATQYADFLNQGRKDGVCGKNEHYSDTLQHCEEYCDGGYGNICYVNQKFCWCNKGYMRDPSGNCMKIEDCPKNEKQNSKTSTSSDDNDFLKRLETVLKSVSNSPDLHNSVYTDSRVERFGRIIVQDVLNLVFGKIENLSAVKKHSKTESEVQEFNRTNQQKNVVIEKPDDPAAENNNGEDVPPIPKPDKSLDQDLPKSGAIPKPYKSLDQDLPKSGAIPKPYKSLDQDLPKSGAILKPYKSLDQDLPKSGAIPKPYKSLDQDRPKSGAIPKPYKSLDQDLPKSGAIPKPYKSLDQDLPKSGAIPKPYKSLDQDLPKSGAILKPYKSLDQDLPKSGAIPKPYKSLDQDRPKSGAIPKPYKSLDQDLPKSGAIPKPYKSLDQDRPKSGAIPKPYKSLDQDLPKSGAIPPAEVWINMEKSS, from the exons ATGCCTAACAAAGAAAGTGCAGAAGCGACCCAGTACGCGGATTTCCTCAATCAAGGACGCAAAGATGGTGTATGcggaaaaaatgaacattacAGCGACACGCTTCAACATTGTGAAGAGTACTGCGACGGTGGCTATGGAAACATTTGCTACGtg aaCCAGAAATTCTGTTGGTGCAACAAGGGTTACATGCGGGATCCATCAGGAAATTGTATGAAAATTGAAGATTGCCCGAAGAATgaaaaacagaattcaaaGACTTCGACATCCAGTGACGacaacgattttttaaaacggCTGGAAACTGTTCTAAAATCAGTTTCAAATTCTCCGGATTTACATAACTCAGTATACACTGACTCACGGGTAGAACGATTCGGCCGAATAATTGTTCAAGATGTTCTTAATTTGGTGtttggaaaaattgaaaacctcTCGGCTGTAAAAAAACACTCAAAAACTGAATCGGAAGTTCAGGAGTTTAACCGAACAAACCAACAAAAGAATGTGGTGATTGAAAAACCTGACGATCCTGCTGCTGAAAATAACAACGGAGAAGATGTACCACCAATTCCGAAACCTGATAAATCACTTGACCAAGATCTTCCTAAATCTGGTGCAATTCCGAAACCTTATAAATCACTTGACCAAGATCTTCCTAAATCTGGTGCAATTCCGAAACCTTATAAATCACTTGACCAAGATCTTCCTAAATCTGGTGCAATTCTGAAACCTTATAAATCACTTGACCAAGATCTTCCTAAATCTGGTGCAATTCCGAAACCTTATAAATCACTTGACCAAGATCGTCCTAAATCTGGTGCAATTCCGAAACCTTATAAATCACTTGACCAAGATCTTCCTAAATCTGGTGCAATTCCGAAACCTTATAAATCACTTGACCAAGATCTTCCTAAATCTGGTGCAATTCCGAAACCTTATAAATCACTTGACCAAGATCTTCCTAAATCTGGTGCAATTCTGAAACCTTATAAATCACTTGACCAAGATCTTCCTAAATCTGGTGCAATTCCGAAACCTTATAAATCACTTGACCAAGATCGTCCTAAATCTGGTGCAATTCCGAAACCTTATAAATCACTTGACCAAGATCTTCCTAAATCTGGTGCAATTCCGAAACCTTATAAATCACTTGACCAAGATCGTCCTAAATCTGGTGCAATTCCGAAACCTTATAAATCACTTGACCAAGATCTTCCTAAATCTGGTGCAATACCACCAGCAGAAGTTTGGATCAACATGGAAAAGTCTTCATAA